The Bdellovibrio sp. ZAP7 DNA segment TTGTAGCGAGTTGCTGCAGTAGCAACACGGTTTTCCAAGTTTTGTTTCATTTCCGCAGACGCATTTTCAACAACTGTGTTTACTTGTTGCTTAGTCATGTAGTCTTGAGGGAATGCACCAAGTTTAGCAAGGTAGCCAGAGATGCTGCCGTTGCCATTTTGGATGATTTCACGAAGTGTGAAAAGAGGAGCGTATTGAGATGCTTTCTTTTCAGCTTCAAAGATGATCTGAGTCAAAGTTGCAGCAGTGATATCGTTTTTTGATTTATTATCGATAACCATTACTTCTTCGTTTGTACGAATCATTTTAGCGATGTCGTCCAAAGTCACGTAGCAGCTTTGTTGTGTGTCATAAAGTTTACGATTCTGATAACGCTTGATGATTTTAACTTTAGAATTTGGCTTAGATGTCATTGTTTCGTTTTGGTTGATCAAAACTGCCTCCCAATTTGAAAATTACCCAAAATATCCAATGAGATATGTGCTAAAGTATTCAGCACGTCCCCCTGTCGATGGGCGCAACCTATCCCCGGTGCCATGCCTTGTCAAGCGGTCCTCAAATCAAAAGAAAAGACTCTAGGCGTTAATTTCAATCGATTTGAGAATCTCCCTCCGTCCAAACCCTTGTTTGTTTTTTTCCGCAGAATTCTCAGACCTTCGTCTAAAGTTTTCATTTGAAGTCGCCGAAACGTCATTAGGGTCGATTACGTTGCGGGTGGTAATTTAATGAAAAATGAGAAAAATCAAGAGTTTAAGTCATCTGGAGTTCTGACTTTGTTGGGTCTCGTTGGCTTCTCGGCAACCATCATTGCCTCCCCCTGGAACCAGTCCGTACAAGACTCTGAAACCAAAGCCGCCCTGCAGAAAGCAGAGGTCGTGGGTTACCAAGTTGTACAGATTTACCGCGAGGCGACAAAGGTTTCTGCGGCGCCGAAAGTGGCCTCTGGAGGCCGTTCTCCAGCCTCAATTTCACCTAAAGTTGACGGAATCGACAGCCTTCGCTCGACTGGAACCATGGGCACTGACCCGTGGGGTCAGCCATACCATTACCGCGTGCTACCAAACGCAGAGAAGAACTCGAACATCCGCATTGTCGTGTGGTCATCGGGCCCCAACACCAAAGTCGAAAGCAAAGATTTGGAAAATGAGGATGCGAAGATTTCAGGACAACCCAACTTTAGTGGAGACGATGTGGGTGTGGTCTTGAGTATGTCTCAAAATTAGATTTCCTGGCCCTGTCCTTGGGTCAAGTTATTGCGGCCTCTCGTCAAGGTTTTCTCACAGAGCACCGAACAGCCTAGTGACCAAGGAGATCCAATGCTTCTTCAAACTAGGACCGGAATTTTCGCAGCACTTTTTCTCTCGCTGACTGCATGCGCGACATCCACGTCACACGATTCAGACAAAGCGCCTTACTACGAGGCTTCTTTCAATGATCACAACCGTGCTCCTGCATCTCTGACTCCTCAACCGATTTCATCAAAAGATGGCCAAGCAACTCTTGATCCACTTTATTTGCGCACTCAAGCAGACTATTACTTCGCAATGGGCGAGGCGTATGCTTTGGAAGGTAACCCAAACAAAGCGATCGAGTCGTTTAAGCTGACTCTGGTTTACGATCAAAATTCTCCAGCGGTGAACATGCGTTTGGCGGCGGAGTATTTGAAGTTGGGCATGATCTCTGAATCTTTGTCCCAAGCTGAAGAAGCAACTAAGAAAGATCCAAAGAACATCGATGCTCACTTGTTGTTGGGTGGTTTGTACTCTTCGATGAAAGCTTATCCTAAAGCGATGGATCAATACCAGGTTGTGATGAAGCTTTCTCCGACGAACACAGAAGCTCCTCTTTACATTGGCGCGTTGTACTCTGAGCAAAAGCAATCTGACAAAGCCGTGAAGTATTTCGAATCATTGTTGAAAAATCCTGAATACACGACACCGTACCTGGTGCACTACTATATCGGTCGCGTGCGTATGGAGCAACCAGAGGCGAAATACCAAAAAGCAGCGGAAGCTTCTTTCAAAACTGCCTTGAAGTTGAAACCAGATTTTGCTGATGGTGTTTTGACTTTGGGTGCTTTCTATTCGAAACAAAAACAGGAAGAAAAAGCATTGTCTTTGTACCGTGCTTATCAAAAAGAACAATCTCCTTCTCCTAAAATCGCTGACGTTCTTGCGCAAACTTATATTGAACAAGGCAAGTACGACTTGGCTTATGATCAATTGGAAGTATTGGAAGCAAACACAGATGAGCCATTGAACATCAAAATGAAAATGGCGTTGATCCTGATTGAGCAAAAACGTTACGACGTAGCGGTAGAGAAACTGGAACAAATCCTTAAGGATGCTCCAGATTCAGATAAGATCCGTTTTTACCTGGCAGCGGTTTACGAAGAAACACGTCAGTCTGAAAAGGCGATCCGTGAATTTAAAAAGATCCCAACTTCCAGTACATACTATGGCGAGTCGACTGTTCATGCGGCGTACTTGCTAAAAGGTGTGGGTCGTTTGGATGAAGCGATTGAACTGGTATCCAAAGGTTTGAAAGAGCGCGCGGATCAACCACAAGTGTATGCAATGTATGCCTCCTTGTTGGATGAAAAGAACGATTTCAAAGGTGCTGCCAAAGTTTTAGAGCAAGGCCTTGAGAAATTCCCAGAGAACGCTCAACTGAGATTCTATTTCGGTACAATTAATGACCGTATGGGTAACAAAGACATTGTCGTATCTGAAATGAAAAAAGTTTTGGAATTGGATCCAAACCACGTGCAAGGCATGAACTATCTGGCTTTCACATGGGCAGAGATGAACCAAAATCTTGAAGACGCTGAAAAGCTGGCTCGTCGTGCGACAGAGCTGGAGCCGCAAGACGGTTATGTTTTGGATACATTGGGTTGGATTTTATACAAACAGAACAAAACGGTTGAATCGATCAAGTTCCTGGAGGCAGCTCACAAGTTTCAAGGTACTGTGAGCGTCATCGCGGAACACTTGGGTGATGCTTACTATAAGCAATCCATGGTTGATAAAGCTAAAAAGATGTATCGTAAGGCAGCGGACCTAGAAACTGATAAACGTAAAGTTCAGGAAATCCGCGCTAAGATCACTGCGATTGAAAAACAAGAAATGGGGTCTCCAAGATTGCCAGCTTCTGTTGAAACACCTGTTGCGGCAGATCACACGGCAAAATAATTCCTTGGTCGGAAAAATTGGAAACTCGCTACTTAAAGCCCACTATTTGGTGGGCTTTTTTTATTTTTTCTCGAAAGCGTTTTTGTTTTTCATCTCTATATATAGATAGAAGCATGTGAAAAACATAAACGGCAGCGCCAGAATCAAGCCCAAGCCACGCAGGTATGTGGCAATCACCAACGCAACACTGATCGCTACCGTTGCCGCCAGAAAAGGACCCAGATTTTTGATGGCAGCGATAACAGTGCGATCCATGGCTTTTGCGATACCCATATGAGTTTCAAGTTGCAGATTCAAACCGTGGGATAAGATGAAATAAAAGAACACTCCCATGGCCATCAATCCAAACCCTGCCGGCAACGATTGAATCAACGGTTGAGGACTGTGGATTACTCCAAAGGCTGAACCCATTAAAATTCCCGTCGGCATCAAGATGACCGCCGTGATCAGCCACGACACCCAATCTTTTTGCAGATGCGTGAAGTCTCTTTCCCAGCGTCCTTTTTGCAAACGCAAATTCGCGAGTTCTTGAAAAATCAAAAGGCCCACAGCAATCAATAAGGCACCGATCGTGGGAACAATCTGTGAAAAGAAAGTAAAGAGTGTAGCAAGGACTCCTAAGATAAGGCTGTCCTTCCAATTCTGGCGAAACATGATCAATGCTTGTTTAACTGAATGCATTTCCATATGCTAAGGGAATGAAAAATCTTTGGCGACAATTAATATCATTGATGCAGGGTCTTTTTCTTCTTAGCGGCGCAGTTCTTTTGAATGCTTGTGCAACCAAGCCTGTGGTTGAAGGTCCGCTTCAACAAGCGGAATGGGAAACCAAAGCTTTGATTCGCGACATGAAGGAAAATAAATCCAACTCCGTCTCCATAGATATGATGGCCGTAAAAAACCAAAGAGTTCGTTTGGACATCACAGCCGTGATGGGTTTTCAGGTCGCATCTTTGGTTATGTCTCCCAAAGAAATTGCTTATGCCATCTATCCCAGAAAAGAATTTTATTATGGAAAGAACTCTGAAAAATCCGTTGAGCGTATAATCGGTCTGAGTTTGCACCCAATGAATCTGGCCAATATCGCGTTTGATGAGCCTGTGCGTGGCCCAGGATGGACATGCGAGCAGGATAGTTCTCGTATATTGTCGAAGTGTGAAAATAAGCAGCGTTCTATTCGAGTTGAATGGAAGGATCGCACAGAAGGTAAGAAGAAAGTTGTAATTACGGCACCGCAATTCGAAATGCAGTGGCTTTTTAAAGCTCCCCAGACCGAGGTCCAGTTTAAACCTGAGACGTTCACCCTGAAACAACCTGATGGTTTCAAGGCAATACAAATAAATTAAAAAACTCGTTAACCGTCTAGTATTGAGGCATAATCTTAGTCAGTAGGTGTGTCACAAATCACCGGGGAGAGTATTATGTCCTCTAAGATTGACCTTCACTCGCTGATCAACAACTGGCAGAACTCCAGCGTCAATGCTAAAGAACATTGGAGCGGTACTTTCTCTGAGTACTTAGATCTGGTTAAAGCCAATCCAAAAATCACTAGGAATGCCTATCAACGCATGTATGACA contains these protein-coding regions:
- a CDS encoding polyhydroxyalkanoate synthesis regulator DNA-binding domain-containing protein, which produces MINQNETMTSKPNSKVKIIKRYQNRKLYDTQQSCYVTLDDIAKMIRTNEEVMVIDNKSKNDITAATLTQIIFEAEKKASQYAPLFTLREIIQNGNGSISGYLAKLGAFPQDYMTKQQVNTVVENASAEMKQNLENRVATAATRYNTDTTAKVAAEKATVLPGLQQDEETPNLPGSSLGLNN
- a CDS encoding tetratricopeptide repeat protein, coding for MLLQTRTGIFAALFLSLTACATSTSHDSDKAPYYEASFNDHNRAPASLTPQPISSKDGQATLDPLYLRTQADYYFAMGEAYALEGNPNKAIESFKLTLVYDQNSPAVNMRLAAEYLKLGMISESLSQAEEATKKDPKNIDAHLLLGGLYSSMKAYPKAMDQYQVVMKLSPTNTEAPLYIGALYSEQKQSDKAVKYFESLLKNPEYTTPYLVHYYIGRVRMEQPEAKYQKAAEASFKTALKLKPDFADGVLTLGAFYSKQKQEEKALSLYRAYQKEQSPSPKIADVLAQTYIEQGKYDLAYDQLEVLEANTDEPLNIKMKMALILIEQKRYDVAVEKLEQILKDAPDSDKIRFYLAAVYEETRQSEKAIREFKKIPTSSTYYGESTVHAAYLLKGVGRLDEAIELVSKGLKERADQPQVYAMYASLLDEKNDFKGAAKVLEQGLEKFPENAQLRFYFGTINDRMGNKDIVVSEMKKVLELDPNHVQGMNYLAFTWAEMNQNLEDAEKLARRATELEPQDGYVLDTLGWILYKQNKTVESIKFLEAAHKFQGTVSVIAEHLGDAYYKQSMVDKAKKMYRKAADLETDKRKVQEIRAKITAIEKQEMGSPRLPASVETPVAADHTAK